One region of Drosophila teissieri strain GT53w chromosome 2L, Prin_Dtei_1.1, whole genome shotgun sequence genomic DNA includes:
- the LOC122615212 gene encoding fatty acid synthase, which translates to MPARFAEEVITAEPAQRAAPQLDLGGGHYVPRQQHLNDEVAITGFSGRLPESSTIEEFKQNLFDGVDMVNDDPRRWERGLYGLPDRIGKLKESDLENFDQQFFGVHQKQAECMDPLLRMLLELTHEAIIDAGLNPSDLRGSRTGVYIGVSNSETEQHWCSDADRVNGYGLTGCARAMFANRISFTFDFKGPSYSIDTACSSSLYALEQAFSDMREGKVDNALVAGAGLILKPTMSLQFKRLNMLSPDGSCKAFDESGNGYVRSDGCVVLLLQRTSAARRVYASILNVRTNTDGFKEQGITYPIGKMQNRLIRETYEEIGLNPADVVYVEAHGTGTKVGDPQEVNSITDFFCKDRTTPLLIGSVKSNMGHSEPASGVCSVAKILIAMEEGVIPGNLHYNKPNPDLYGLVDGRLKVVDKNLPWNGGIIGLNSFGFGGANAHVILKSNPKPKALTPKDGALKVVLASGRTFEAVEQLLESATTNADDDEYLQLINEIHSKAIPNHFFRGYGVVSSKGTHQREVIESNDDKRPIWYIYSGMGSQWASMAKDLMQIEAFAKTIQRCADVLKPEGVDLIDVLTRSTDKSFENILNSFISIAAMQVALTDLLSSLGIHPDGIVGHSVGELGCAYADGCFTPEQTVLAAYWRGKSILDTQLAKGKMAAVGLSWEDAHSRVPSDCFPVCHNSEDNCTISGPEPSIEALVAKLNAEGVFAKAVNSSGYAFHSKYIAEAGPKLRKSLEKIIPNAKNRTARWISTSIPESAWNTPVAKQSSAAYHVNNLLSPVLFHEALQHVPKNAISVEIAPHGLLQAILKRALGPDATNLSLVKRGHENNVEFFLTNVGKLFAAGAQPQVLTLVRPISYPVGRGTPMLNSKVGWDHTQKWLVAKFGKETSSGETIVEVDLSKEDDAFLAGHTIDGRILFPATGYMTLAWQTFAKMQGSEFHKTPVVMENLVFHRATILNKNAVVKFGINFFDGTGAFEICESGSLAVSGKITIPESIDNEELPLEEQTPSAVAKELGTNDVYKELRLRGYDYAGIFRGIVRSDTVASTGKLQWVDNWISFMDTMLQFSILSKNLRELYLPTRIERAVINPAKHFELLSALTKEEQVETGLPVQWYSDINVIKSAGVELRGLKANLAQRRPGTQAPPTLERYQFVPNNNTTDLNENSEKARLQALDVAIQVIIENSSGAVKLKGVELANGRNPDVLVANRLLQIIEGEPVLTGDVAVVTSNNNEETITAALGDSGVRVVSKDVLKEPVEQNCHFVFGIDVLSRPDTKTLENSIASIRENGFLILEETLPTYTKTGRALLTKFGFVAVQEQSLGATRVLVLARKAVDLKTRKSVVVLATEQNFNWVDDLKTALATATTEEQYVYVVCQGEELFGAVGLMTCIKNENGGKLARLVFVQDAKAEKFSLTSTLYRQQLEKDLISNVLKNGAWGTFRHLKLETQQATLQVEHAYVNALVKGDLASLKWIEAAQADTAATVDKNLETCTVYYAPINFRDVMLTSGKLAADALPGDLAEQDCVLGLEFAGRDTQGRRVMAMVPAKSLATTCVASKRMMWQIPEKWTMEEASTVPCVYSTVYYALVVRGQMKKGEKILIHAGSGGVGQAAISVALAHGLTVFTTVGSKEKREFLLKRFPKLQERNIGNSRDTSFEQLVLRETKGRGVDLVLNSLSEEKLQASIRCLGLNGRFLEIGKFDLSNNSPLGMSVFLKNTSFHGILLDSVMEGEEEMQNQVVSLVAEGIKTGAVVPLPTSVFNDQQVEQAFRFMASGKHIGKVVIKVRDEEAGKKALQPKARLINAIPRTYMHPEKSYILVGGLGGFGLELTNWLVTRGARYIVLTSRSGVKTGYQGLMIRRWQERGVKVVIDTSDVTTAAGAKKLLENSNKLALVGGIFNLAAVLRDALIEDQTAKDFKTVADPKVTATKFLDQYSRAICTELDYFICFSSVSCGRGNIGQTNYGLANSAMERICEQRQVSGFPGTAIQWGAIGDTGLVLENLGDNDTVIGGTLPQRMPSCLHTIDLFLQQPHPVVASMVVAEKRKSDQSAGVSLIATIANILGLRDTKNIQDGASLADLGMDSLMSAEIKQTLERNFDIVLSAQEIRQLTFGALKAMDGGAEVKPAAAAPAAAAGATEVTITSGGSSRTASPMGDGTQVVFTTSLIPTEAIVQLETKAPANSKQSPIFFISPIEGFASALEPLAKRLEVPAYGLQFTEAVPSDSLESAAKFFIKQLRTVQPKGPYKLAGYSFGCLLTYVMAGILEETNEVANVIMLDGAPTYVNWYTSSFKQRYTDGTNADNDNQSYGLAYFGIVLANIDYKALVRLLLVIPTWEEKLERFAELMSNEITQPAETIKKSATLFYKKLELSDGYQPTLKLKSSVTLVKPTDNSAKLDEDYRLKEVCTKPVEVHTVEGNHRTFLIEDKSLKTIQSILKRLFN; encoded by the exons ATGCCCGCCCGATTCGCCGAGGAAGTCATCACCGCTGAGCCCGCACAGCGTGCCGCCCCCCAATTGGACCTGGGTGGTGGTCACTATGTGCCCCGCCAGCAGCACCTCAACGATGAGGTCGCCATCACCGGTTTCTCTGGCCGTCTGCCTGAGAGCTCCACCATCGAGGAGTTCAAGCAGAACCTTTTCGACGGCGTTGACATGGTCAACGATGATCCCCGCCGCTGGGAGCGTG GTCTGTACGGACTTCCCGACAGGATTGGCAAGCTCAAGGAGAGCGATCTGGAGAACTTCGACCAGCAGTTCTTCGGTGTGCACCAAAAGCAGGCAGAGTGCATGGACCCACTGCTGCGCATGCTGCTGGAGCTCACCCATGAGGCCATCATTGATGCTGGTCTAAATCCAAGTGATCTGCGTGGATCCCGCACTGGTGTGTACATCGGTGTGTCCAACTCGGAGACTGAGCAGCATTGGTGCAGTGATGCCGACCGAGTGAACGGCTACGGCTTGACGGGATGTGCCCGTGCCATGTTTGCCAACCGCATCTCCTTCACCTTTGATTTTAAGGGACCCAGCTACAGTATCGACACCGCTTGCTCCAGTTCTCTGTACGCCTTGGAACAGGCCTTCTCCGATATGCGTGAGGGAAAGGTCGACAATGCCCTGGTCGCCGGAGCTGGTCTGATCCTCAAGCCCACCATGTCGCTGCAGTTCAAGCGACTGAACATGTTGAGCCCGGACGGCAGCTGCAAGGCCTTCGATGAGTCTGGCAATGGATACGTTCGTTCCGATGGTTGTGTGGTGCTGCTTCTGCAGCGTACCTCGGCAGCCAGGCGTGTGTATGCCTCCATCCTCAATGTGCGCACCAACACGGATGGTTTCAAGGAGCAGGGCATCACCTACCCTATTGGCAAGATGCAAAATCGTTTGATCCGCGAAACCTACGAGGAGATTGGTCTTAACCCCGCCGATGTGGTTTACGTGGAGGCCCACGGTACCGGAACCAAGGTGGGCGATCCCCAGGAGGTGAACTCCATCACTGACTTTTTCTGCAAGGACCGTACTACCCCTTTGCTGATTGGCTCGGTCAAGTCCAACATGGGTCACTCGGAGCCCGCTTCTGGTGTCTGCTCTGTGGCCAAGATCCTGATCGCCATGGAGGAGGGCGTCATTCCCGGCAACTTGCACTATAACAAGCCCAACCCCGATCTTTATGGACTCGTTGACGGACGTCTCAAGGTGGTCGACAAGAATCTGCCTTGGAACGGAGGCATCATCGGCCTGAACTCCTTCGGTTTCGGAGGAGCCAACGCTCACGTTATCTTGAAATCGAACCCCAAACCCAAGGCTTTGACCCCCAAGGATGGAGCACTGAAAGTTGTCCTCGCCTCTGGACGCACCTTTGAAGCTGTGGAGCAGTTGCTCGAGTCCGCCACCACTaatgccgatgatgatgagtATCTGCAACTGATCAACGAGATCCACTCGAAGGCTATTCCGAATCACTTCTTCCGTGGCTACGGAGTGGTGAGCAGCAAGGGCACCCACCAGCGTGAGGTGATCGAGTCTAACGACGACAAGCGCCCTATTTGGTACATCTACTCCGGCATGGGCAGCCAGTGGGCTAGCATGGCCAAGGATCTGATGCAGATCGAAGCCTTCGCCAAGACCATTCAGAGGTGTGCCGATGTCCTGAAGCCCGAGGGAGTGGATCTAATCGATGTCCTCACCCGCTCCACAGACAAGAGCTTCGAAAACATTCTGAACTCCTTCATCTCGATCGCTGCCATGCAGGTGGCTCTTACGGATTTGCTCAGCTCTCTGGGCATCCACCCCGACGGTATTGTGGGTCACTCGGTAGGAGAGCTCGGATGCGCCTATGCCGATGGCTGCTTCACCCCCGAGCAGACCGTGCTGGCTGCTTACTGGCGAGGAAAGAGCATTCTGGACACCCAACTGGCCAAGGGCAAGATGGCCGCTGTGGGCTTGAGCTGGGAGGATGCGCACAGCCGTGTGCCCAGCGATTGCTTCCCGGTGTGCCACAACAGCGAGGACAACTGCACCATCTCCGGCCCGGAGCCTTCCATCGAGGCTCTGGTCGCTAAGCTGAATGCGGAGGGAGTGTTTGCCAAGGCAGTGAACTCCTCCGGCTACGCTTTCCACAGCAAGTACATCGCTGAGGCTGGACCCAAGCTACGCAAGAGCCTGGAGAAGATCATCCCCAACGCCAAGAACCGTACCGCCCGCTGGATCAGTACCAGCATCCCAGAATCCGCTTGGAACACGCCGGTGGCCAAGCAATCTTCGGCCGCCTACCACGTCAACAATCTGCTGTCGCCGGTGCTCTTCCACGAGGCCCTTCAGCACGTGCCCAAGAACGCCATTTCCGTGGAGATTGCTCCCCACGGCCTGCTGCAGGCAATCCTCAAGCGCGCCCTGGGTCCTGATGCCACCAATCTGAGCTTGGTGAAGCGCGGCCACGAGAACAACGTTGAGTTCTTCCTCACCAATGTGGGCAAACTCTTCGCCGCCGGTGCCCAACCCCAGGTACTCACCTTGGTGCGTCCTATTAGCTACCCAGTGGGTCGCGGTACCCCCATGTTGAACTCCAAGGTCGGATGGGACCACACCCAGAAGTGGCTGGTGGCCAAGTTCGGCAAGGAAACTTCTTCCGGCGAGACCATCGTGGAAGTCGATCTTTCCAAGGAGGATGATGCTTTCCTGGCGGGACACACGATCGACGGACGTATTCTCTTCCCGGCCACCGGCTACATGACTCTGGCTTGGCAGACATTCGCCAAGATGCAGGGCAGTGAGTTCCACAAGACCCCGGTGGTAATGGAGAACCTCGTGTTCCACCGCGCTACTATTCTGAACAAGAACGCAGTGGTCAAGTTTGGCATTAACTTCTTTGATGGAACTGGCGCTTTTGAGATTTGCGAGAGCGGTAGCTTGGCGGTTTCTGGAAAAATCACCATTCCCGAGTCCATTGACAACGAGGAGCTGCCCCTGGAGGAGCAAACTCCCAGCGCTGTTGCCAAGGAGCTTGGCACCAACGATGTGTACAAGGAGCTGCGTCTGCGAGGCTACGACTACGCTGGAATTTTCCGCGGCATTGTTCGTTCCGACACGGTGGCCTCCACCGGAAAGCTTCAGTGGGTGGACAACTGGATTAGCTTCATGGACACCATGCTGCAGTTCAGTATCCTGAGCAAGAACCTTCGTGAGCTGTACCTGCCCACTCGCATCGAGCGAGCGGTGATTAATCCCGCCAAGCACTTTGAGTTGCTGAGCGCCCTCACCAAGGAGGAACAGGTGGAGACTGGACTACCTGTGCAGTGGTACAGCGACATCAACGTGATCAAGAGTGCAGGCGTGGAGCTGCGCGGCCTGAAGGCCAATCTCGCCCAGCGTCGTCCTGGCACTCAGGCTCCTCCCACTTTGGAGCGCTACCAGTTTGtgcccaacaacaacaccacgGATCTGAACGAGAACTCTGAGAAGGCTCGCCTGCAGGCCTTGGATGTGGCCATCCAGGTGATCATCGAGAACTCCAGCGGAGCCGTTAAGCTAAAGGGCGTGGAACTGGCCAACGGACGCAACCCCGACGTGCTGGTTGCCAACCGCCTGCTGCAGATTATCGAGGGTGAGCCCGTGCTCACTGGCGATGTGGCTGTGGTCACATCGAACAACAATGAGGAGACCATAACCGCCGCCCTAGGAGACTCTGGTGTACGAGTGGTGTCCAAGGATGTGCTGAAGGAACCGGTTGAGCAGAACTGTCACTTCGTCTTTGGCATCGACGTCCTTTCCCGCCCGGACACCAAAACCCTGGAGAACTCCATTGCCAGCATTCGCGAGAACGGCTTCCTGATCCTTGAGGAGACGCTGCCCACTTACACCAAGACAGGTCGTGCTCTGCTGACCAAATTTGGATTCGTTGCCGTTCAGGAACAGAGTCTGGGTGCCACCCGAGTCCTGGTCCTCGCTCGCAAGGCTGTTGATCTCAAGACCCGTAAGTCCGTTGTGGTTCTGGCCACCGAGCAGAACTTCAACTGGGTGGATGATTTGAAGACCGCTTTGGCTACTGCCACCACTGAGGAGCAGTACGTGTACGTGGTTTGCCAGGGAGAAGAACTGTTTGGAGCCGTGGGTTTGATGACCTGCATCAAGAACGAGAATGGCGGCAAACTGGCTCGCCTGGTCTTCGTGCAGGATGCCAAGGCTGAGAAGTTCTCCCTCACATCGACCCTTTACCgccagcagctggagaaggatCTTATCTCGAACGTGCTGAAGAACGGCGCCTGGGGCACTTTCCGTCACCTGAAACTGGAGACCCAGCAGGCCACACTCCAAGTGGAGCACGCCTATGTAAACGCTCTGGTCAAGGGTGATCTTGCTTCGCTCAAGTGGATCGAGGCTGCCCAGGCGGATACCGCTGCAACTGTCGACAAGAACCTGGAAACTTGCACCGTCTACTATGCGCCCATCAACTTCCGTGACGTTATGTTGACCTCTGGTAAACTGGCCGCGGATGCTTTGCCTGGAGATCTGGCTGAGCAGGATTGTGTGCTGGGTCTGGAGTTCGCTGGACGCGATACCCAGGGTCGTCGTGTAATGGCCATGGTGCCGGCCAAATCACTGGCCACCACCTGCGTGGCCAGCAAGCGCATGATGTGGCAGATCCCTGAGAAGTGGACCATGGAAGAGGCCTCGACCGTTCCTTGCGTCTACTCCACCGTCTACTACGCTCTGGTTGTGCGAGGACAGATGAAGAAGGGTGAGAAGATCCTCATTCACGCTGGCTCCGGTGGAGTTGGTCAGGCGGCCATCTCTGTGGCTCTGGCCCATGGATTGACCGTGTTCACCACGGTGGGCAGCAAGGAAAAGCGTGAGTTCCTGCTGAAGCGATTCCCCAAACTGCAGGAGCGCAATATCGGCAACTCCCGAGACACCTCCTTCGAGCAGTTGGTTCTTCGCGAGACCAAGGGACGTGGAGTCGATCTGGTGCTGAACTCGCTCTCTGAGGAGAAACTGCAGGCCTCGATCCGCTGCCTGGGTCTGAATGGACGCTTCCTGGAGATTGGCAAATTCGATTTGAGCAACAACAGCCCACTCGGAATGTCCGTCTTCCTCAAGAACACCTCCTTCCACGGCATTTTGCTGGACAGTGTGATGGAGGGCGAGGAGGAGATGCAAAACCAGGTTGTCTCCCTGGTCGCAGAGGGCATCAAGACCGGAGCCGTTGTACCCCTTCCCACCTCGGTGTTTAACGACCAGCAGGTGGAGCAGGCCTTCCGTTTCATGGCCTCTGGCAAGCACATTGGCAAGGTCGTGATCAAGGTTCGTGATGAGGAGGCTGGCAAGAAGGCGCTGCAGCCCAAGGCGCGCCTGATCAACGCCATTCCACGCACCTACATGCACCCGGAAAAGAGTTACATCCTGGTTGGAGGTCTTGGAGGATTCGGCCTGGAGCTGACCAACTGGTTGGTGACCCGTGGAGCCCGCTACATCGTGCTGACCTCTCGTTCCGGAGTTAAGACCGGCTACCAGGGTCTGATGATCCGCCGCTGGCAGGAACGTGGCGTCAAGGTGGTGATTGACACCAGTGATGTGACCACCGCCGCTGGAGCCAAAAAGCTACTGgagaacagcaacaaattggCTTTGGTCGGAGGTATCTTCAACCTGGCCGCTGTTCTTCGCGATGCATTGATCGAGGATCAGACCGCCAAGGACTTCAAGACAGTGGCTGACCCCAAGGTGACAGCCACCAAGTTCCTGGATCAGTACTCTCGCGCTATCTGCACAGAGCTGGACTACTTCATCTGCTTCTCCAGTGTTTCCTGCGGTCGTGGTAACATTGGCCAGACCAACTACGGATTGGCCAACTCCGCGATGGAGCGAATTTGCGAGCAGCGCCAGGTGAGCGGATTCCCGGGCACCGCCATCCAGTGGGGCGCCATCGGTGACACCGGTCTGGTGCTGGAGAACTTGGGTGACAACGACACCGTGATTGGAGGAACCCTGCCCCAGAGGATGCCCTCTTGCCTGCACACCATCGACCTGTTCCTGCAACAGCCCCATCCCGTGGTTGCCTCCATGGTTGTGGCCGAGAAGCGCAAGTCGGATCAGTCGGCTGGAGTCAGCCTAATTGCCACCATTGCCAACATCCTTGGTCTCCGGGACACCAAGAATATCCAGGACGGAGCATCGCTTGCTGATCTCGGAATGGATTCTCTGATGAGCGCTGAGATCAAACAGACCTTGGAGCGAAACTTTGACATTGTTCTGTCCGCCCAGGAGATCCGTCAGCTCACCTTCGGAGCCCTCAAGGCCATGGATGGTGGAGCTGAAGTCaagccagctgcagctgcacccgctgccgccgctggaGCCACAGAGGTAACCATCACCTCTGGAGGATCCTCGCGCACAGCCAGTCCCATGGGCGATGGAACGCAGGTGGTGTTCACCACCTCCCTCATTCCCACCGAGGCAATTGTACAACTGGAGACAAAGGCTCctgcaaacagcaaacagagcCCCATCTTCTTCATTTCCCCGATCGAGGGCTTCGCCTCCGCATTGGAGCCGCTGGCCAAGCGATTGGAGGTACCCGCCTATGGACTGCAGTTCACGGAAGCTGTGCCCTCCGATTCTCTGGAATCGGCAGCCAAGTTCTTCATCAAGCAACTGCGCACCGTCCAGCCAAAGGGTCCGTACAAACTAGCCGGATACTCCTTCGGCTGCCTGCTCACCTACGTGATGGCCGGTATTCTGGAAGAGACCAACGAGGTGGCCAATGTTATCATGTTGGACGGAGCCCCAACCTACGTCAACTGGTACACGAGCAGCTTCAAGCAGCGTTACACTGACGGCACCAACGCCGACAACGACAACCAGAGCTACGGTTTGGCCTACTTTGGAATCGTGCTGGCCAACATTGACTACAAGGCG CTGGTGCGTCTGCTACTGGTGATCCCCACATGGGAAGAGAAACTCGAGAGGTTCGCTGAGCTGATGAGCAATGAGATCACCCAGCCCGCGGAAACG ATCAAGAAATCCGCCACTCTGTTCTACAAGAAACTGGAGCTGTCCGATGGCTACCAGCCCACTCTGAAGCTCAAGTCGAGCGTGACCTTGGTCAAGCCCACAGACAACTCTGCCAAGCTGGACGAGGACTACCGCCTTAAGGAG GTCTGCACAAAGCCCGTGGAAGTACACACTGTTGAGGGCAACCACCGCACCTTCCTCATCGAGGATAAGTCCCTGAAGACCATCCAGAGCATACTGAAGCGTCTGTTCAACTAG